One Phalacrocorax aristotelis chromosome Z, bGulAri2.1, whole genome shotgun sequence DNA window includes the following coding sequences:
- the MED18 gene encoding mediator of RNA polymerase II transcription subunit 18, with protein sequence MEAPPVTMMPVTGGTINVMEYLLQGSVLDQSLESLLHRLRGLCDNIEPETFLDHEMVFLLKGQQASPFVLRARRSMDKSGMPWHLRYLGQPEIGDKNRYALVRNCVDIATSDNLTDFLVEMGFRLDHEFVAKGHVFRKGIMKIVVYKIFRILMPGNTESIEPLSLSYLVELNVVAPAGQDIVSDDMKNFAEQLKPLVHLEKIDPKRLM encoded by the exons ATGGAGGCCCCCCCCGTGACCATGATGCCTGTCACGGGCGGCACCATCAACGTGATGGAGTACCTGCTCCAAG GAAGCGTACTGGACCAGAGCCTGGAGAGCCTGTTGCACCGCCTGCGCGGCCTCTGCGACAACATAGAGCCGGAGACCTTTCTGGACCACGAGATGGTGTTCCTGCTGAAGGGGCAGCAGGCCAGCCCCTTCGTGCTGCGTGCGCGGCGGTCCATGGACAAGAGTGGGATGCCCTGGCATTTGCGCTACTTGGGGCAGCCAGAGATAGGCGACAAGAACCGCTATGCGCTGGTGCGCAACTGCGTGGACATTGCTACATCAGACAACCTGACCGACTTCCTGGTAGAGATGGGCTTCCGCTTGGACCATGAGTTTGTGGCCAAAGGGCACGTGTTCCGCAAGGGCATCATGAAGATTGTGGTCTACAAGATCTTCCGCATCCTCATGCCGGGAAACACGGAGAGCATTGAGCCACTCTCCCTCTCCTACCTGGTGGAGCTCAACGTGGTGGCACCAGCAGGGCAGGACATAGTTTCTGATGACATGAAGAACTTTGCTGAGCAGCTGAAGCCTCTAGTGCACCTGGAAAAAATTGACCCCAAAAGGCTCATGTGA